The window GCTTACCCGAGCCCTTGCCGCTCCCATACCTTTCAACTTCCTATGGGGGAAATAACGATCACCCCCCTTTTCTTTATGCTTTGACTGACCTTCCCTTTGGTAGCGAGCCCATCACCTTTTCTACCCTCTATAGCCAATCTGCTGTATTGGATCTTATGAGCATTGTTTCTTCTAATTTTACCATCATCTCCGCCAGCTGCAAGACCTGGACTGGTAGGAAGGTGACCGTGTCCACTCCTCAGGAGGAGAAGGACCAGTTTACCCATCAGCATCTTTATTTATTGGGCAGGCCAATGCTTGTTTAGTAACCCTTCTGATAAGGTCAACCTCTGACTCGCCCACTATTTTAGTGATCTTCAGAACATTCAAAAGTATGACTGTGATGGCGTAGCCTATGAATACTTCTTGAGGATGATGGACCATCTTGCCTGGGGTGATCCGAGCTTGTATGGGGCTGACTTCATTCTTCAGGTAAGAACTATTGGACTCATTTACCTTTCTTGCTTTACCTTATTCTATACTTGATTGATGTTCTCTTCTTTTCAGCCTTGGGCTTATGAGCATCTTGACTTCCTCAACACTCCCTTATTAGAAGGGGATGATGATATATTACCTCTCACCTGGAAATGGGGTGCGGGTGGGACCATCTGTGGCCCTTTGCCTCTTACCACCACAAGGAGGGATGTCTTAGACCAACTCACTGTGGTATGatcctctttccttttctttttcctggtattgtttcttcttgttgaCTTTTCTTTAGTGCTAACCCCTTGCTCTTGTAGGTTAATTGGACTCCCTTCCAAATGGTGAATTTTCCATCGGAAGCCCATCGAGATCAGGCCAGGAGACTTACTGGTCTTCGTGTTTTATTCCAAGGTCCCAACGGTTCCACCTGGTATCTTGGGGAGAGGGTCACTAGGCAATGGTTTGACTCAGACGCTCCCCTAGTTCCTCATCATCCTGCTCCATCCATGCACAATCCTAGCATCCTTTCTGAGGAAAACTTTCAGGTGGCCCTAATTGGGGTGACTAGGGATAACTTTATGGACCCGATGTGAGATTACTAGgagtaggggtgcaagtttggcccagCCCGAACCTGCCCTTGGTCCGCCCTGATACCGAACAAATGCTGACcccaaaattttggccctgagggtcgGGTCGACCTTGAAAAttttgaccctgagtcagggtcagggcaggtaagggttgatgtctttggcccgcccagcCCGCCCTGAACTCGGctgtttaacatgacaagggttttaAGATCTTCGGATTGTTTCCCTTATTAAGATGATCTCTTTCGGATTGTTTCCCTTAttaagatgatctctttgttaatcatgacaaataattgaa is drawn from Macadamia integrifolia cultivar HAES 741 chromosome 7, SCU_Mint_v3, whole genome shotgun sequence and contains these coding sequences:
- the LOC122084773 gene encoding uncharacterized protein LOC122084773; its protein translation is MDDEEEELVYEVKREKQTIKTIISALQVVKLFEDGCQGNLASILDVDAKFTPLEELEVVKEFPDVFPDDLIQLLPNRELEFTIDLTLGAAPVFKAPDLQNIQKYDCDGVAYEYFLRMMDHLAWGDPSLYGADFILQPWAYEHLDFLNTPLLEGDDDILPLTWKWGAGGTICGPLPLTTTRRDVLDQLTVVNWTPFQMVNFPSEAHRDQARRLTGLRVLFQGPNGSTWYLGERVTRQWFDSDAPLVPHHPAPSMHNPSILSEENFQVALIGVTRDNFMDPM